A part of Acropora palmata chromosome 6, jaAcrPala1.3, whole genome shotgun sequence genomic DNA contains:
- the LOC141883538 gene encoding DNA fragmentation factor subunit alpha-like, producing the protein MADPASTRRPYKVCNSERTKTTGIVVASLEELKEKASFKLAIEPENCRVFIEQDGTEVDDNEYFGFLDDQTKFMIVADGEEWTLGSQNATLHSQGSYGFFNASLERNESVEIDGTDAGKTVDGISPDLLLRIKNDPAFFISFSDESLQDVINFDGGEFAIALGESAAEAEHKQEACQHELDRRTEFREATQLLKLLEKAQKSEITVGNKRQRTAPEQ; encoded by the exons ATGGCGGATCCAGCGAGCACTCGAAGACCTTACAAAGTTTGTAACTCCGAACGGACGAAAACCACAGGTATCGTGGTAGCAAGCCTCGaggaactaaaagaaaaagctagTTTTAAACTAGCAATAGAACCGGAGAACTGCCGCGTATTTATAGAGCAAGATGGTACAGAGGTGGATGATAATGAGTACTTTGGGTTTCTTGATGACCAAACGAAGTTTATGATTGTCGCCGATGGCGAAGAGTGGACTCTTGGATCGCAAA ATGCAACTTTACATAGTCAAGGGAGTTATGGGTTTTTTAATGCAAGTTTGGAAAGGAATGAGAGTGTGGAGATTGACGGAACAGATGCTGGGAAAACTGTCGACGGCATTTCACCTGATTTATTACTGAGGATTAAAAATGACCCTGCATTTTTTATCTCATTTTCTGATGAAAGCCTTCAAGATGTTATTAACTTTGATGGAGGTGAGTTTGCGATAGCTCTTGGAGAGAGTGCAGCTGAAGCTGAACACAAGCAAGAGGCATGTCAACATGAActggacagacgcacagagtTCAGGGAAGCTACTCAGCTCCTAAAATTATTAGAAAAAGCTCAGAAAAGTGAGATTACTGTGGGCAATAAGAGACAAAGGACAGCACCTGAGCAATGA
- the LOC141883539 gene encoding uncharacterized protein LOC141883539 isoform X1, with protein sequence MAACGGRLWKTSWLRQISHARIRITQPRRNISSSGAEKQGSLLRRVITDWKTPSIMFLTGVAGCLFYERFIEEPDETGTRDDSKMKRKKRFLPHQGVIWIENSIVHISYQWYKPKVACIFYVHSIVLELCDFRDCIDLLLSKISTFHNNYYKPCMNHAYVSSMHCINATSHFF encoded by the exons atggctgcctgTGGAGGTCGTTTATGGAAGACGTCTTGGCTGAGACAAATATCTCACGCAAGAA tAAGGATAACTCAGCCCCGAAGGAACATCAGTAGTTCTGGAGCTGAAAAGCAGGGCAGTCTGTTGAGGAGAGTTATAACTGACTGGAAAACACCA TCTATAATGTTTCTTACAGGAGTTGCaggttgtttgttttatgagAGATTTATTG AGGAACCAGATGAGACAGGCACCAGAGAT gattcaaaaatgaaaaggaaaaaaag gTTTTTGCCTCATCAAGGAGTAATCTGGATAGAGAACTCTATTGTCCACATTTCTTACCAGTGGTATAAACCAAAAGTGGCTTGCATCTTCTACGTGCATTCCATTGTTCTCGAATTGTGTGATTTTAGGGATTGTATAGATCTATTATTAAGCAAAATCTCAacatttcataataattattataagccCTGTATGAATCATGCATATGTATCATCAATGCATTGTATAAATGCtacttcacattttttttaa
- the LOC141883539 gene encoding uncharacterized protein LOC141883539 isoform X2 — protein MAACGGRLWKTSWLRQISHARIRITQPRRNISSSGAEKQGSLLRRVITDWKTPSIMFLTGVAGCLFYERFIEEPDETGTRDPLITRLMIEYLMPDPETEQQKRNEHLRLMRERCDAYLELKRKPNLGLQPFDIEYIEKDIQRAPEFGPDHY, from the exons atggctgcctgTGGAGGTCGTTTATGGAAGACGTCTTGGCTGAGACAAATATCTCACGCAAGAA tAAGGATAACTCAGCCCCGAAGGAACATCAGTAGTTCTGGAGCTGAAAAGCAGGGCAGTCTGTTGAGGAGAGTTATAACTGACTGGAAAACACCA TCTATAATGTTTCTTACAGGAGTTGCaggttgtttgttttatgagAGATTTATTG AGGAACCAGATGAGACAGGCACCAGAGAT CCCTTAATAACAAGACTTATGATAGAGTATCTGATGCCAGACCCAGAAACAGAGcaacagaaaagaaatgaacacTTGCGTTTAATGCGTGAAAGATGCGATGCTTA CTTGGAATTGAAGCGAAAACCTAACTTAGGTTTGCAGCCCTTTGACATAGAATATATTGAAAAGGACATCCAGAGAGCTCCAGAATTTGGACCAGATCATTACTAA